A region of the Roseiflexus sp. RS-1 genome:
CCCTGAAATGCTGAGTTGCTCGCCAGACTCTGCACGCTGGCGGAGCATCGCCAGTACCTGTTCAACCTTCTCTGGCGTTGTCAGGTCGTGGTAATACTCCAGGTTTGCCTGCAACACCGGCGCATGATCACAGTCTGCCAGGCACTTGACCCGTTGCAGCGTGAACATGCCATCAGGCGTCGTCTGGTCAACGCCGATGCCGAGTTTTGCCTGGAGCGTGGCGATCAGGTCTTCAGCGCCGCAGAACGCACATGGCACATCATCACACACCTGGAGCACCCATTTGCCCACCGGTTGCTCGTACAGGAGCGAGTAGAACCCGGCGACCTCGAACACGTCAGTTGGCGGCATGTCAAGCAGTTCGGCCACTTCGCGCATGGCTGCTTCGGTCAGGTAGCCATATTCGTCCTGTGCGATGAAGAGCAATGGGAGCACTGCACTCGGCTTGTGCGGATAGCGCGCAATGATCGCTTCGATCTCGGCGCCGTGCTTTTCGATCAATGACATACTGAATCTCGTTTACGTTTATCGATCAACTTCTCCGAGTACCGGGTCGAGGGATGCAATCAGCGCCACCAGGTCGGCGACAAGATGACCGCGCGCCATGTGGGGCAGCGATTGCAGGTTGACGAACGAAGGCGCACGGAAGTGGACACGGTAGGGTTTGGCGCTGCCATCGCTGACGATGTAGGTTGCAAGTTCTCCACGCGGTGATTCAACTGCTGCCAGTGCGTCGCCGCGCGGCGGTTTGAATCCTTCCGTCCATAGTTTGAAATGGTGGATGAGCGCTTCCATGCTCTGCGTGATTTCGCTCTTCGGCGGCGGCGCGATTTTGCGATCCGACGTCATGTAGGGTCCGGGACCTATATCGCGCAGACGTTGCAACGCCTGGCGGCAGATAGAGACGCTTTCGCGCATCTCCGCCATCCGCACCAGGTAGCGGTCATAAATATCGCCGTGAGTGGCGGTCGGAATGGCGAACGAATAGGTTTCGTAGCCGCAGTACGGCATCGTTTTACGCAGGTCCCACGCTACTCCGGTGGCGCGCAAGCCCGGTCCGGTCAATCCCAGGGCAATCGCCGCTTCGCTGTCGATCGCGCCGATCCCCTGCGTGCGCTCGATCCACAGCGGATTGTCGGTCAACAGAGCTTCGTATTCATCGATCCGCCCCGGCATGATCTGCAGAAATGCCTCGACGGCTGCATCGAACCCGGCAGGCAGATCATACGCCAGCCCTCCAACCCGGAAGTAACTGGTCATCATACGTGCGCCTGAGACCAGTTCGAAAATATCGAGGATCTGTTCGCGTTCACGGAAACCGTAGAGGAAGACGCTCATCGCCGCCAGATCGAGCGCATGGGTGCCAAGCCATACCAGATGGCTGGCGATCCGTTGCAGTTCCACCAGCAGCACCCGTGCAACGGTAGCGCGCTCTGGAACTTCGCAACCGAGCAGTTTTTCGACTGCCAGCACATAACTCAGATTATTGGAGAGCGGCGCCAGATAATCGGTGCGGTCGGTCAGCACCACCGCTTTCTGGTACGTCTTGCTCTCCATCGTTTTTTCGATGCCGGTGTGCAGGAACCCGATGTCTGGCGCAACATCGACAACCGTTTCGCCATCCAGTTCAACGACCAGTCGCAGCACGCCGTGGGTGCTTGGGTGGTGGGGACCCATATTCAGCACCATGGTCTCTTTCTCTCCGGCAAGCGCCGGACGAGTGATCTGACTGGGTGCGGGAATGCTCAGATTGCGTGCGCGGATTTCGGCGACGGTCATAAAGGCTTACTCCTTCGCAAACGGTTTATGCGCATAGATTCGATCCTGGTTGAAGGTGAACGCCACCTCTTCGGCGCCGAGCGGCACATCTTTGCGCAGCGGATGCCCCTCCCAATCTTCCGGCATCAGAATGCGTTCCAGACAGGGATGACCGGTAAAAATGATACCAAACATATCAA
Encoded here:
- the nuoD gene encoding NADH dehydrogenase (quinone) subunit D, with the translated sequence MTVAEIRARNLSIPAPSQITRPALAGEKETMVLNMGPHHPSTHGVLRLVVELDGETVVDVAPDIGFLHTGIEKTMESKTYQKAVVLTDRTDYLAPLSNNLSYVLAVEKLLGCEVPERATVARVLLVELQRIASHLVWLGTHALDLAAMSVFLYGFREREQILDIFELVSGARMMTSYFRVGGLAYDLPAGFDAAVEAFLQIMPGRIDEYEALLTDNPLWIERTQGIGAIDSEAAIALGLTGPGLRATGVAWDLRKTMPYCGYETYSFAIPTATHGDIYDRYLVRMAEMRESVSICRQALQRLRDIGPGPYMTSDRKIAPPPKSEITQSMEALIHHFKLWTEGFKPPRGDALAAVESPRGELATYIVSDGSAKPYRVHFRAPSFVNLQSLPHMARGHLVADLVALIASLDPVLGEVDR
- a CDS encoding complex I 24 kDa subunit family protein → MSLIEKHGAEIEAIIARYPHKPSAVLPLLFIAQDEYGYLTEAAMREVAELLDMPPTDVFEVAGFYSLLYEQPVGKWVLQVCDDVPCAFCGAEDLIATLQAKLGIGVDQTTPDGMFTLQRVKCLADCDHAPVLQANLEYYHDLTTPEKVEQVLAMLRQRAESGEQLSISGRYADR